From the genome of Aerococcus urinaehominis:
TCAACACGAATTGCGGCCTTGATTACAGCGATAGGGGTCTCTTACCTCTTACAAAATGTCATGATTTACTTTATGGGTCCCGAAGTGAGGGCCTTTCCGACTGAATTGAGCAACCAGCGTTTTAGCCTAGGCCCGATTTCCATTTCAAGCCAGCAACTCTTAATTTTTGGGGTGACCTTGGTCTTGATGCTAGCCCTACAATATATCATTAAAAACACTAGGATGGGTCAAGCCATGCGGGCGGTCTCCGTTGATGCAGATGCTGCCCGTCTGATGGGTATCAATGTCGATTCTGTTATTTCTTTCACCTTTGCCTTAGGTTCAGCTTTGGCTGGTGCCGGTGGTGTGCTAGTTGGTATCTACTACAACTCTATTTCGCCGCTAATGGGGGTAACGCCAGGGATTAAGGCCTTTGTGGCTGCCGTTTTAGGCGGGATTGGATCGGTGCCAGGCGCCATGCTTGGTGGCATCTTAATTGGCTTAGTTGAAACCTTTACCGCTATGATCGGTTTATCGACCTGGAAAGATGCGGTTGTTTACTTTATTTTAATTATAATCCTAGTGATTAAGCCAACTGGCTTGCTAGGTAAGTCAAGTAAAGAGAAAGTGTAGGTGGTAAATATGAAAAAACGTTCTTGGTTTGAAAATTTCTTTACACCTGCGACTAATAGTTGGTTAGTTAGTATTCTAGCTCTATTCACTATTATTATTACCATCTACCTAACTGGTAATATGACGACTTATAACCAAAATATTATGATTACTATTGGTATCAATATGATTTTGGCAATTGGTCTTAACTTAGTTGTGGGTTACTCCGGCCAGTTCTCCTTGGGTCATGCTGGTTTTATGGCAATTGGCGCCTATGCTGGTGCTATTACCTCTATGAAAGTCCCTGGCCTGATGGGTATGTATCTGGGCATGATAGTAGGGGCGGTCCTAGCGGCCATTGTCGCCTTGATTGTTGGTATCCCAACTTTACGTCTGAAAGGGGACTACTTGGCTATTGCTACTTTAGGGACTTCGGAAATTATCCGGGTAATTATTATGAACCTGGAAGTCACTAATGGTGCTGCTGGTCTAACTGGTATTCCACAAAATACAGATTGGATTATTCTTTTCTGCTTTATTGTGGCAACCTCCCTAGTGATTTTAAACTATGTCAACTCTAGTCCAGGTCGTGCTACCATATCGGTGCGTGAAGATGAAATTGCTGCAGAATCAGTTGGGGTAAATGCTACCCGGGCCAAGATTGTTGCCTTTGTGATTGGTGCTATTACGGCTGCAATTGCTGGTACCCTGTACGCTTCTTACTTTACTGTAATTACTCCGAGTCAATTTACCTTCCAAAAATCAATTGATATTCTCATTATTGTTGTTTTTGGTGGGATTGGTTCCATTACCGGCTCGTTTGTGGCAGCCATTGTCTTGGGCCTCTTAAATACAGTCTTGGCACCGTTTGGGCAGTTGCGGATGATTGTCTATGCCATTGCCCTGATTGTCATTATGATTTTTAGACCAGCTGGTTTGCTGGGTGACTACGAATTTAGATTCAGCCGTCTCTTCAAGAAAAAGGAGGAAGTTTAGGATGTCTTTATTATCAATTGATCACCTAACCAAACGCTTTGGTGGATTGACGGCGGTATCTGATGTGAGCTTGGATATTAACCAACAAGAGATTGTAGGTTTAATTGGACCCAATGGTGCGGGTAAGTCGACTCTCTTTAATCTGATTACCGGTGTTTATGTGCCAACTGAGGGGAGTATTGATATGCAGGTAGACCACCAAGAGGTATCACTAATTGGTCGATCTGCTGATAAGATTAATGACTTGGGCTTGGCTCGGACCTTCCAAAATATTCGCTTGTTTAAAGATATGACGGTTAAGGAGAATATTTTGATCGCCATGGACAACAAGCAAGGGACCAGTTTAATGCATTCAATCCTGCGTACCCAAACCTATTATGATAACCGTGACAAGTTACACCATAAGGCTGACCAACTATTAGAACACTTCGGTTTAGCTGATGAGGCTAATAATAAGGCTAAAAATTTAGCTTATGGCCAGCAGCGGCGCTTGGAGATTGTTCGAGCTTTGGCAACAGAACCTAAGATTATTTTCTTAGATGAGCCAGCGGCTGGGATGAATCCTAACGAGACCCAGGAACTTTTGGACCTGATTCGAATGATTCGTGATGAATTCAAGGTCACGGTCGTCTTAATTGAGCACGACATGTCCTTAGTCATGAAGGTATGCGAGCGCATCTATGTCTTGGAATACGGCCGCTTAATTGCGGAAGGTAGTCCCCATGAAATTCAAAATAACCAGGCTGTAATCAACGCCTACCTAGGAGGTGCTTAGGATGACCATGTTACAAGTAGATAATATCCACGTCGCCTATGGTATGATTGAAGCCATCAAGGGCCTGAGCTTTGAAGTCAAAGAGGGGGAAATTGTTTCCCTGATCGGTTCTAACGGTGCCGGTAAGACCACCACTTTGAAGACCATTTCTGGTCTCATGCGGCCTAAAGCAGGAGAAATTTTCTATCGCGGGCAATCCCTTAATCACATGTCCACCATGGATATTGTTAAAAAGGGTATTTGCCAGGTGCCTGAGGGCCGCCATGTTTTTCCTGGTATGACTGTTAAAGAAAACTTACTCATGGGTGCCTTTACCCGTAAGGAACGCGACCACTTAGATTCTGAAATGGCAGGTCTCTTTGAGTACTTCCCAATTCTAAAAGAGCGGATTAACCAGGATGCAGCGACCTTGTCTGGTGGTGAGCAGCAAATGTTGGTAATGGCCCGTGCCTTAATGGGGAAACCCCGCTTGCTTCTTCTGGATGAACCATCTATGGGCTTGGCG
Proteins encoded in this window:
- a CDS encoding branched-chain amino acid ABC transporter permease, whose protein sequence is MINFIQQLINGLSLGSIYALMALGYTMVYGIIGLINFAHGDIYMVGAFVGYGLVTRVGLGVFPSIIISMIFTAILGVIIERVAYKPLRKSTRIAALITAIGVSYLLQNVMIYFMGPEVRAFPTELSNQRFSLGPISISSQQLLIFGVTLVLMLALQYIIKNTRMGQAMRAVSVDADAARLMGINVDSVISFTFALGSALAGAGGVLVGIYYNSISPLMGVTPGIKAFVAAVLGGIGSVPGAMLGGILIGLVETFTAMIGLSTWKDAVVYFILIIILVIKPTGLLGKSSKEKV
- a CDS encoding branched-chain amino acid ABC transporter permease; translation: MKKRSWFENFFTPATNSWLVSILALFTIIITIYLTGNMTTYNQNIMITIGINMILAIGLNLVVGYSGQFSLGHAGFMAIGAYAGAITSMKVPGLMGMYLGMIVGAVLAAIVALIVGIPTLRLKGDYLAIATLGTSEIIRVIIMNLEVTNGAAGLTGIPQNTDWIILFCFIVATSLVILNYVNSSPGRATISVREDEIAAESVGVNATRAKIVAFVIGAITAAIAGTLYASYFTVITPSQFTFQKSIDILIIVVFGGIGSITGSFVAAIVLGLLNTVLAPFGQLRMIVYAIALIVIMIFRPAGLLGDYEFRFSRLFKKKEEV
- a CDS encoding ABC transporter ATP-binding protein, giving the protein MSLLSIDHLTKRFGGLTAVSDVSLDINQQEIVGLIGPNGAGKSTLFNLITGVYVPTEGSIDMQVDHQEVSLIGRSADKINDLGLARTFQNIRLFKDMTVKENILIAMDNKQGTSLMHSILRTQTYYDNRDKLHHKADQLLEHFGLADEANNKAKNLAYGQQRRLEIVRALATEPKIIFLDEPAAGMNPNETQELLDLIRMIRDEFKVTVVLIEHDMSLVMKVCERIYVLEYGRLIAEGSPHEIQNNQAVINAYLGGA